A portion of the Manihot esculenta cultivar AM560-2 chromosome 2, M.esculenta_v8, whole genome shotgun sequence genome contains these proteins:
- the LOC110606517 gene encoding thioredoxin M-type, chloroplastic, which produces MAMKNCFQVSTVCTGARAGVLFAPVEKLHLPTSCRGFNNQSNSSSLSSTSSSSSFAHSLTTLRGRSQKSRFVCKAREALDEVKAVTDSSWDDLVIASETPVLVEFWAPWCGPCRMIAPVINELAKEYAGKIACFKVNTDECPNIANKYGIRSIPTVLFFNKGEKKESVIGAVPKTTLSSTLEKYIDA; this is translated from the exons aTGGCTATGAAGAACTGTTTTCAAGTGAGTACAGTGTGCACTGGTGCTAGAGCTGGAGTATTATTTGCTCCAGTAGAGAAGCTTCATTTACCAACTTCCTGTAGAGGATTTAATAATCAATCCAATTCTTCATCATTGTCTtccacctcttcttcttcttcctttgctCATTCACTCACTACTCTCAGAGGAAGAAGCCAAAAATCCCGCTTTGTCTGCAAAGCTCGGGAAGCTTTAGATGAAG TTAAAGCGGTAACAGATTCAAGCTGGGACGATCTAGTGATTGCCAGTGAAACCCCTGTTCTGGTGGAATTTTGGGCACCCTGGTGTGGACCATGCCGGATGATAGCACCAGTGATCAATGAATTGGCTAAAGAATATGCCGGAAAGATTGCATGTTTCAAGGTAAACACCGATGAGTGCCCGAATATAGCCAACAAGTATGGAATAAGGAGTATTCCAACAGTGCTGTTTTTCAACAAAGGTGAGAAGAAAGAAAGTGTCATTGGAGCTGTGCCCAAGACAACATTGTCCAGCACCTTAGAGAAATATATAGATGCTTGA
- the LOC110606504 gene encoding transcriptional corepressor SEUSS: MVPSGPPTPIGGAQSVSPSLLRSNSGLLGAQGGPLPSQNAFPSLVSPRTQFNNMNILGNIPNVSSFLNQSFGNGGPNPGLSGPGSGQRGVIDCGAETDPLSSIGSGMGFNAPSSSFVPSNMVSPGPSGQVQGQQFSNTSGNQLLLDQQQSQQLEAQSFQHAQQQMQQFSAPHNAHQVQQQHQFQPIRGGIGGVGPVKLEPQVTNDQHGAQQQQPQQLQPVRNLGPVKLEPQQIHSMRNLAPVKLEPQHSDPSLFLHQQQQQQQQQQQQQFLQMSRQTSQAAAATINLLHQQRLLQLQQQQQQQLLKAMPQQRPQLSQQFQQQNLPMRSPVKAGYEPGMCARRLTHYMYQQQHRPEDNNIEFWRKFVAEYFAPHAKKKWCVSMYGSGRQTTGVFPQDVWHCEICNRKPGRGFEATVEVLPRLFKIKYESGTLEELLYVDMPHEHQNSSGQIVLDYAKAIQESVFEQLRVVRDGQLRIVFSPDLKICSWEFCARRHEELIPRRLLIPQVSQLGAAAQKYQAATQNASSNLSAPELQNNCNMFVASARQLAKALEVPLVNDLGYTKRYVRCLQISEVVNSMKDLIDYSRETGTGPMESLAKFPRRTSASSGFHSLAQQPEEQLQQQQTVAQNSNNDQTSVQTGGVQIAASSGVSSINNSLSTASASTSASAIAGLLHQNSMNSRQQTSMNNASSPYGGNSVQIPSPGSSSTIPQAQPNPAPFQSPTPSSSNNPMQTSHSALTAANHIGSTSSPANIPMQQQALSVEPNHGDAQSSVQKIIHEIMMSNQLNGTGGMVGVGSLGNEMKNVNGILPTSNNAVLNGGNGLVGNGAVNNSGMGGGGFGTMGNGLGQSAMVNGIRAAMGNNSVINGRVSVPSMVRDQTMNHQQDLGNQLLSGLGAVNGFNNLPFDWKPSP; the protein is encoded by the exons ATGGTACCCTCGGGGCCACCCACACCAATTGGTGGGGCCCAGTCTGTTTCTCCTTCTCTTTTGAGATCAAATTCAGGATTACTGGGAGCTCAAGGAGGTCCTCTGCCTTCTCAAAATGCATTCCCTTCCTTAGTTTCCCCGCGTACTCAGTTTAATAATATGAATATTCTTGGAAATATTCCCAACGTGTCCTCCTTCCTTAATCAGTCTTTTGGAAATGGAGGTCCAAATCCAGGGCTTTCTGGTCCTGGGAGCGGTCAGCGTGGAGTTATTGATTGTGGGGCTGAAACAGATCCACTTTCAAGCATTGGCAGTGGAATGGGTTTCAACGCACCTTCATCATCATTTGTACCCTCTAATATGGTGAGTCCTGGTCCATCTGGTCAAGTTCAGGGACAGCAATTTTCAAACACATCTGGCAACCAGTTGTTGCTGGATCAACAGCAATCCCAACAGCTTGAAGCTCAAAGTTTCCAGCATGCTCAGCAACAAATGCAACAGTTCTCTGCCCCGCATAATGCCCACCAGGTCCAGCAACAACACCAATTTCAGCCTATTCGTGGAGGAATAGGTGGTGTTGGGCCTGTTAAGTTGGAGCCTCAGGTGACAAATGATCAACATGGGGCACAGCAGCAGCAGCCACAGCAACTCCAGCCAGTGAGAAATCTTGGTCCCGTTAAATTGGAACCACAACAAATTCATTCTATGAGAAATTTAGCACCAGTGAAATTGGAACCTCAACATTCAGACCCGTCATTGTTTCTGCATCAACAGCAGCAGCAACAACAGCAACAGCAACAACAGCAGTTCCTTCAGATGTCAAGACAGACATCTCAGGCTGCTGCTGCTACCATTAATCTTTTACATCAGCAAAGACTGCTGCAGCTACAACAACAACAGCAACAGCAACTCTTGAAAGCAATGCCTCAGCAACGGCCTCAATTATCACAGCAATTTCAACAACAGAATTTACCTATGAGATCGCCTGTGAAAGCAGGGTATGAACCAGGGATGTGTGCTCGCCGTCTCACACATTACATGTATCAGCAACAGCACAGACCTGAA GACAACAATATTGAATTCTGGAGAAAATTTGTGGCCGAATATTTTGCTCCACATGCAAAAAAGAAGTGGTGTGTGTCCATGTATGGAAGTGGCCGACAAACAACTGGAGTTTTCCCTCAG GATGTATGGCACTGTGAAATTTGCAATCGCAAGCCGGGCCGTGGCTTTG AGGCAACTGTTGAGGTTCTTCCCAGGcttttcaaaatcaaatatgAAAGTGGTACCTTGGAAGAGCTTCTTTATGTTGATATGCCACATGAACATCAAAACTCATCTGGTCAGATTGTCTTGGACTATGCAAAAGCAATACAGGAAAGTGTCTTTGAGCAACTTCGTGTTGTTCGGGATGGTCAGCTGCGGATAGTCTTCTCTCCAGACTTGAAG ATATGCTCTTGGGAGTTTTGTGCTCGGCGTCATGAAGAGCTTATCCCCCGAAGATTGCTAATACCCCAG GTCAGTCAGCTTGGTGCTGCAGCTCAAAAATACCAGGCTGCTACTCAAAATGCATCATCTAATTTATCTGCCCCAGAGTTGCAAAATAATTGTAATAT gtTTGTTGCATCAGCTCGGCAACTTGCAAAAGCTTTGGAAGTGCCATTGGTGAATGATTTAGGATACACAAAGAGATATGTGAGGTGCCTGCAG ATATCTGAAGTGGTTAACAGTATGAAAGACTTGATTGATTACAGCCGAGAAACAGGGACTGGGCCTATGG AGAGTTTGGCCAAGTTCCCTCGGAGGACAAGTGCTTCATCTGGGTTTCATAGTCTAGCTCAACAGCCTGAGGAACAGCTACAACAGCAGCAAACAGTGGCCCAGAATTCAAATAATGATCAAACCTCTGTACAAACTGGGGGAGTGCAAATTGCTGCTAGCAGTGGCGTGTCTAGCATAAATAACTCCCTCAGTACAGCATCTGCATCTACTTCTGCCAGTGCTATTGCAGGGCTTCTCCACCAGAATTCTATGAATTCAAGACAACAAACTTCTATGAATAATGCAAGCAGTCCTTACGGAGGAAATTCTGTTCAGATTCCATCTCCTGGTTCGTCTAGCACAATTCCACAGGCGCAACCTAATCCTGCTCCTTTTCAATCACCAACACCCTCTTCATCTAATAATCCGATGCAAACATCTCATAGTGCCTTAACAGCTGCCAATCATATTGGCTCTACAAGCTCACCGGCAAATATCCCCATGCAACAGCAAGCTCTTTCTGTTGAGCCTAACCATGGTGATGCTCAAAGCTCTGTTCAGAAAATCATACATGAAATCATGATGTCCAACCAACTTAATGGCACGGGTGGTATGGTTGGTGTTGGTTCTTTGGGAAATGAAATGAAAAATGTTAATGGGATCTTGCCAACGAGTAACAATGCGGTTCTCAATGGGGGAAATGGCCTGGTGGGGAATGGAGCTGTCAATAATTCTGGAATGGGGGGTGGTGGATTTGGCACCATGGGCAATGGACTTGGACAGTCTGCCATGGTTAATGGAATTAGAGCTGCAATGGGCAATAACTCGGTGATAAATGGTCGTGTGAGTGTTCCATCGATGGTTCGAGACCAAACCATGAATCATCAACAAGATTTGGGGAACCAACTGCTTAGTGGGTTAGGAGCAGTTAACGGATTTAATAATCTTCCATTTGATTGGAAACCATCCCCTTGA